The following proteins are encoded in a genomic region of Lemur catta isolate mLemCat1 chromosome 10, mLemCat1.pri, whole genome shotgun sequence:
- the C10H9orf78 gene encoding telomere length and silencing protein 1 homolog gives MPVTGKTFRRRRADSESEEDEQDSEEVRLKLEETREVQNLRKRPNGVSAVALLVGEKVQEETTLVDDPFQMKTGGMVDMKKLKERGKDKISEEEDLHLGTSFSAETNRRDEDADMMKYIETELKKRKGIVEHEEQKVKPKNAEDCLYELPENIRVSSAKKTEEMLSNQMLSGIPEVDLGIDAKIKNIISTEDAKARLLAEQQNKKKDSETSFVPTNMAVNYVQHNRFYHEELNAPIRRNKEEPKARPLRVGDTEKPEPERSPPNRKRPANEKATDDYHYEKFKKMNRRY, from the exons atgccggtcACCGGGAAGACTTTCCGTCGGCGCCGAGCCGACTCGGAGTCGGAGGAAGATGAGCAGGACTCAGAGGAGGTTCG attaaAACTAGAAGAGACCAGAGAGGTTCAGAACTTGAGGAAAAGGCCCAACGGGGTGAG TGCTGTGGCCCTGCTGGTGGGAGAGAAGGTACAAGAAGAGACCACGCTAGTG GATGATCCCTTTCAAATGAAGACAGGTGGTATGGTggatatgaagaaactgaaggaaaGGGGCAAAGATAA GATCAGTGAAGAGGAAGACCTACACCTGGGGACTTCATTTTCTGCAGAAACCAACCGAAGGGATGAGGATGCAGACAT GATGAAGTACATTGAGACAGAGctaaagaagaggaaagggatcGTGGAACATGAGGAGCAGAAAGTCAAGCCGAAGAATGCAGAGGACTGTCTTTATGAACTTCCAGAAAACATCCGTGTTTCctcagcaaagaagactgaggaGATGCTTTCCAACCAAATGCTGAGTGGCATCCCCGAGGTGGACCTCGGCATTGA tgctaaaataaaaaatatcatttccacGGAGGATGCCAAGGCCCGTCTGCTGGCAGAGCAGcaaaacaagaagaaagacaGTGAGACATCCTTCGTGCCTACCAACATGGCTGTGAATTATGTGCAGCACAACCGGT TTTATCATGAGGAGCTCAATGCTCCCATACGGAGAAACAAAGAAGAGCCCAAAGCCCGACCCTTGAGAGTGGGTGACACAGAGAAGCCAGAGCCTGAGC GGTCCCCTCCTAACCGCAAGCGCCCTGCTAACGAGAAGGCCACTGACGACTATCACTATGAAAAGTTCAAGAAGATGAACAGGCGGTACTGA